Proteins co-encoded in one Kiritimatiellia bacterium genomic window:
- a CDS encoding HAD-IA family hydrolase → MFDLDGTLLDTRHDLATAVNAVRAGYGLRPLAVSTVTRFVGDGLVELVRRALPGRDQDIPEAVERCRRLYHRHMLDRTAPYPGVVSGLRRLKKAGYRLALVSNKPAAGCRRLLRHFGLARLFDRVSGGDSTERRKPHPEPLRITMRALGFRPDESWMIGDHKTDLETARRAGVRSVFLTRGMGRRGGHRSHRTFARFSELTAFFLRPYAGTR, encoded by the coding sequence ATGTTCGACCTGGACGGGACGCTCCTCGACACCCGCCACGACCTGGCGACCGCGGTCAACGCCGTGCGCGCCGGCTACGGTCTCCGCCCCCTGGCGGTCTCGACCGTCACCCGCTTCGTCGGCGACGGCCTGGTCGAACTCGTGCGCCGGGCCCTGCCGGGGCGCGACCAGGACATCCCCGAGGCCGTCGAGCGCTGCCGCCGTCTCTATCACCGGCACATGCTCGACCGCACCGCGCCCTACCCCGGCGTGGTCTCCGGACTGCGCCGCCTGAAGAAGGCCGGGTACCGGCTGGCCCTGGTCAGCAACAAGCCCGCCGCGGGCTGCCGGCGGCTGCTCCGCCACTTCGGCCTCGCGCGGCTGTTCGACCGGGTCTCGGGCGGCGATTCCACCGAGCGGCGGAAGCCGCACCCCGAGCCGTTGCGAATCACGATGCGCGCGCTGGGCTTCCGGCCGGACGAGTCGTGGATGATCGGCGATCACAAGACCGACCTGGAGACCGCGCGCCGCGCCGGCGTGCGCAGCGTCTTCCTGACCCGCGGCATGGGCCGGCGCGGGGGCCACCGGTCCCACCGGACCTTCGCGCGCTTTTCCGAGTTGACGGCTTTTTTCCTGCGCCCGTATGCTGGAACCCGATGA
- a CDS encoding protease inhibitor I42 family protein, giving the protein MLKRIIALAAVAALPAMGETPDAEETPAPGPATVSVTFAENGGEQSVRLAPGQVVEIALPGNPTTGYGWTLEKFDAQDILARPMEEDFQAAAPQRLGAGGVFRFRFTAARAGSTTIRFLYRRAWEKDVAPLYIADLSVTVE; this is encoded by the coding sequence ATGCTCAAACGGATAATCGCCCTCGCCGCCGTCGCCGCCCTTCCCGCCATGGGGGAAACCCCGGACGCCGAAGAAACGCCCGCCCCGGGGCCCGCGACGGTCTCCGTCACGTTCGCCGAGAACGGCGGGGAACAGTCCGTGCGCCTGGCGCCCGGCCAGGTCGTGGAGATCGCGCTGCCCGGCAACCCGACCACCGGCTACGGCTGGACCCTGGAGAAGTTCGACGCGCAGGACATCCTGGCCCGGCCCATGGAAGAGGACTTCCAGGCCGCGGCGCCCCAGCGGCTCGGGGCCGGGGGCGTCTTCCGGTTCCGCTTCACCGCGGCCCGGGCGGGCTCGACCACGATCCGCTTCCTCTACCGCCGCGCCTGGGAGAAGGACGTCGCGCCGCTGTACATCGCCGACTTGAGCGTGACGGTGGAATAG
- a CDS encoding Rne/Rng family ribonuclease, with translation MWSFMAKLMGKKTIHKEIIVNVESLETRVAVMEEGNLEEFYIERSGEEHIVGSIFKGRIQNIEDSLQAAFVDIGMKKNAFVHYWDMIPEDSVRLEAEEGIQRQRSDRQKRFAPGEMAKRFPIGSEIVIQVTKAAIGTKGPRVTANLSIPGRYLVMMPGSNLKGVSRKIDDGKERDRLKKVLARLPQLPNIGLIVRTAGEGARKVSFVRDVRVLLETWKEVEERIRTLPAPCCVYHEPDLVERVVRDSLTEDVDRIVIDSREAYDHIRDLVARVSRRARGRIKLYDGAVPIFEHFEVERQLENAFRRKVWLKSGGYIVIDETEALVAIDVNTGRHKGGNTQEEAILQVNTEAAREVSRQLRLRNIGGLVVIDFIDMKHRRHQNAVHKTLKEALRNDRARTNVLAISQLGLLEMTRQRMEESIRATTYMDCPYCEGRGKVKSTLSMSVEIQRHIVEALRRHHGVPLKVSVNPVVMDRLRKEDEATLVEIEQKHGGRLTFVSDPARHMEEFTIVHAENGAELYSNVERPAPKPSARPPENHRPE, from the coding sequence ATGTGGTCCTTCATGGCCAAGCTGATGGGAAAGAAAACGATTCATAAAGAGATCATCGTCAACGTCGAGAGCCTCGAGACGCGGGTCGCCGTCATGGAAGAGGGCAACCTGGAGGAGTTCTACATCGAGCGCTCCGGCGAGGAGCATATCGTCGGCAGCATCTTCAAGGGGCGCATCCAGAACATCGAGGACAGCCTCCAGGCCGCCTTCGTGGACATCGGCATGAAGAAGAACGCCTTCGTCCACTACTGGGACATGATCCCGGAGGACTCCGTGCGGCTGGAAGCCGAGGAGGGCATCCAGCGCCAGCGCTCCGACCGGCAGAAACGCTTCGCGCCCGGCGAGATGGCCAAGCGGTTCCCGATCGGGTCCGAAATCGTCATCCAGGTCACCAAGGCGGCCATCGGCACCAAGGGCCCGCGCGTGACAGCCAACTTGAGCATCCCGGGCCGCTACCTGGTCATGATGCCCGGCAGCAACCTCAAGGGGGTCTCGCGCAAGATCGACGACGGCAAGGAGCGCGATCGGCTGAAGAAGGTCCTCGCCCGCCTGCCGCAGCTCCCGAACATCGGGCTGATCGTCCGCACCGCCGGCGAGGGCGCGCGCAAGGTCAGCTTCGTCCGGGACGTGCGCGTGCTGCTGGAGACCTGGAAGGAAGTCGAGGAGCGCATCCGCACCCTGCCGGCGCCGTGCTGCGTCTACCACGAGCCCGACCTCGTCGAGCGCGTCGTCCGCGACTCCCTGACCGAGGACGTCGACCGGATCGTCATCGACTCCCGCGAGGCCTACGACCACATCCGCGACCTGGTCGCCCGCGTCTCGCGCCGCGCCCGCGGCCGCATCAAGCTCTACGACGGCGCCGTGCCGATCTTCGAGCACTTCGAGGTCGAGCGCCAGCTCGAGAACGCCTTCCGCCGCAAGGTCTGGCTCAAGTCCGGCGGGTACATCGTCATCGACGAGACCGAGGCCCTCGTGGCCATCGACGTCAACACCGGCCGCCACAAGGGCGGCAACACGCAGGAGGAGGCCATCCTCCAGGTCAACACCGAGGCCGCCCGCGAGGTGTCCCGCCAGCTGCGCCTGCGCAACATCGGCGGCCTGGTGGTCATCGACTTCATCGACATGAAGCACCGCCGCCACCAGAACGCCGTGCACAAGACCCTCAAGGAGGCCCTGCGCAACGACCGCGCCCGCACGAACGTGCTGGCGATCTCGCAGCTCGGCCTGCTCGAGATGACCCGCCAGCGCATGGAGGAAAGCATCCGGGCGACCACCTACATGGACTGCCCCTACTGCGAGGGGCGCGGCAAGGTGAAGTCCACCTTGAGCATGAGCGTCGAGATCCAGCGGCATATCGTCGAGGCCCTCCGGCGGCACCACGGCGTGCCGTTGAAGGTCAGCGTCAACCCCGTCGTCATGGACCGGCTGCGCAAGGAGGACGAGGCGACGCTCGTGGAGATCGAGCAGAAGCACGGCGGGCGCCTGACGTTCGTCTCCGATCCCGCGCGGCACATGGAGGAGTTCACCATCGTCCACGCGGAGAACGGCGCGGAGCTCTACTCCAACGTCGAGCGGCCCGCCCCGAAGCCGTCCGCGCGGCCGCCGGAGAACCACCGGCCGGAATAG
- the rodA gene encoding rod shape-determining protein RodA, whose product MDWTTARWLLKRMDWFLVLAVLLLLGAGVAFVYSASYRGDDLPVPGFYRRQILWAGLGIAAFLLCALTDYRRLRAAAGWLYGASLVLLILVLVMGTKVYGAYRWLSVFGVRIQPSEFAKLALIVMLARFLGRPGRDVQHSGTLVRALVLMGLPFLLIVKEPDLGTAMVLVPVTALMLFVAGTPLRHLFVLGLIGLLMAPLGWLAMDDYQKERVHVFLNPGRDPLGAGWNKIQSEIAVGSGKLWGKGYLEGKQNVLGFLPRTVAPTDFVYSVIAEEKGFVGSAILLSLYAVVLGGGIRAAVEARDRAGRLMAVGVTGLLFSQVFVNIAMTIGLLPITGLPLPLISYGGSSMLTMMAGLGLTQSVYARRYAL is encoded by the coding sequence ATGGACTGGACCACCGCCAGATGGCTGCTGAAGAGGATGGACTGGTTCCTCGTGCTCGCCGTCCTGCTCCTGCTGGGCGCCGGCGTGGCGTTCGTGTACAGCGCCTCGTACCGCGGCGACGACCTGCCCGTGCCGGGCTTTTACCGCCGGCAGATTCTCTGGGCCGGGCTCGGGATCGCGGCGTTCCTGCTGTGCGCGCTGACCGATTACCGCCGCCTGCGCGCCGCCGCGGGCTGGCTCTACGGCGCGAGCCTCGTGCTGCTGATCCTCGTGCTGGTCATGGGCACCAAGGTCTACGGCGCCTACCGGTGGCTTTCCGTGTTCGGCGTCCGTATCCAGCCCTCGGAGTTCGCCAAGCTGGCGCTGATCGTCATGCTGGCGCGCTTCCTCGGCCGCCCGGGCCGCGACGTGCAGCACTCCGGCACGCTCGTGCGCGCCCTGGTCCTGATGGGCCTGCCGTTCCTGCTCATCGTCAAGGAGCCGGACCTCGGCACGGCGATGGTCCTGGTCCCCGTGACCGCGCTGATGCTCTTCGTGGCGGGCACGCCCCTGCGCCACCTGTTCGTGCTGGGGCTGATCGGCCTGCTGATGGCCCCGCTCGGCTGGCTGGCCATGGACGACTACCAGAAGGAGCGCGTCCACGTGTTCCTCAACCCCGGCCGCGACCCGCTGGGCGCCGGCTGGAACAAGATCCAGTCGGAGATCGCCGTCGGCTCCGGCAAGCTGTGGGGCAAGGGCTACCTGGAGGGCAAGCAGAACGTGCTGGGCTTCCTGCCCCGCACCGTCGCGCCCACCGATTTCGTGTATTCCGTGATCGCCGAGGAGAAGGGGTTCGTGGGGTCGGCGATCCTGCTGTCGTTGTACGCCGTCGTATTGGGAGGAGGCATCCGGGCCGCCGTCGAGGCCCGGGACCGGGCGGGCCGGCTCATGGCCGTGGGCGTGACCGGACTGCTGTTCAGCCAGGTGTTTGTGAACATCGCGATGACCATCGGGCTCTTGCCCATCACCGGCCTGCCGTTGCCGCTGATCAGCTACGGGGGATCCTCCATGCTGACCATGATGGCGGGCCTGGGCCTGACCCAGAGCGTCTACGCGCGCCGGTATGCACTGTAA
- the mrdA gene encoding penicillin-binding protein 2 — MALRDLLDEEQWRARVALWLMLAAFGGLLYALWQMQVARGATYEAGLERQSVRRVRLPGLRGRMFDRRGRCVADNRSGYTISLYLEELRRPGKWSNTIVRVEALLDDLSRKLGLPRQVTAEEIRNHIRYRLPLPLPVWRDVSETALARLSEQGLGLSAVEISAEAVREYPFGAAACHVLGYCGRADPPTEEEAFHYYIPELVGRAGLEKRYDEALRGRAGGQLLLVDVSGFRFKDLGTQKAAAGRDLLLSLDMRAQQVLDRALAGHVGAGVIVDPSTGDVLAMASSPGFDPNRFTPVLPAEDWKLINEDEHRPLLNRAIASRYSPGSTFKPVVALAALASGKGTPRTTFSCPGYFNLGRARFACWFTPGHGALDLRQAIERSCNVYFFQLGLQCGLDAIRGAAAALGLGRATGIGLEGEYAGLLPSDEWKRETFRDGWRNGDTCNLSIGQGFLSVTPLQMALLTATLANGGTLHAPRLVLGSRAPGAEAFERLPPAPSVRVALPPDAIRLVRQGMRDVVMSPHGTGRLAQIPETDAAGKTGTAEYGKKGSGLKLGWMICFAPFDSPRYAIALVLEEADTGGRTTAPVMQHVLKGLFETAAPARG, encoded by the coding sequence ATGGCCCTCCGCGACCTGCTCGACGAGGAACAGTGGCGCGCGCGGGTGGCGCTCTGGCTCATGCTGGCCGCGTTCGGCGGCCTGCTCTACGCGCTCTGGCAGATGCAGGTCGCGCGCGGGGCGACCTACGAGGCCGGCCTGGAAAGGCAGAGCGTGCGCCGCGTGCGCCTGCCCGGCCTGCGCGGCCGGATGTTCGACCGCCGCGGCCGCTGCGTCGCCGACAACCGCTCGGGCTACACGATCTCCCTCTACCTCGAGGAACTGCGCCGCCCGGGCAAGTGGAGCAACACCATCGTTCGCGTCGAGGCCCTCCTCGACGACCTGTCGCGGAAACTCGGCCTCCCGCGGCAGGTCACCGCGGAGGAAATCCGCAACCACATCCGCTACCGCCTGCCGCTGCCGCTGCCGGTCTGGCGCGACGTGAGCGAGACCGCGCTGGCCCGGCTCTCCGAGCAGGGCCTCGGCCTGTCCGCCGTGGAGATCAGCGCGGAGGCCGTGCGCGAGTACCCGTTCGGGGCGGCGGCCTGCCACGTCCTGGGGTACTGCGGCCGCGCGGACCCGCCGACGGAAGAGGAGGCTTTCCACTATTACATCCCCGAGCTGGTCGGCCGCGCGGGCCTGGAGAAGCGCTACGACGAGGCCCTGCGCGGGCGGGCCGGCGGCCAGTTGCTGCTCGTCGACGTGTCCGGGTTCCGCTTCAAGGACCTCGGCACGCAGAAGGCCGCCGCCGGCCGCGACCTGCTGCTGTCGCTCGACATGCGCGCCCAGCAGGTCCTCGACCGCGCGCTCGCGGGGCACGTCGGCGCCGGCGTCATCGTGGACCCGTCCACGGGCGACGTCCTGGCCATGGCCAGTTCGCCGGGCTTCGATCCCAACCGCTTCACGCCCGTCCTGCCCGCGGAGGACTGGAAGCTCATCAACGAGGACGAGCACCGCCCGCTGCTGAACCGCGCCATCGCCTCGCGCTACTCGCCCGGCAGCACGTTCAAGCCGGTCGTCGCGCTGGCGGCGCTCGCCTCGGGGAAGGGAACGCCGCGCACGACGTTTTCCTGCCCGGGCTATTTCAACCTGGGCCGCGCGCGCTTCGCCTGCTGGTTCACGCCCGGGCACGGGGCGCTGGACCTGCGCCAGGCGATCGAGCGCTCCTGCAACGTCTACTTCTTCCAGCTGGGCCTCCAGTGCGGGCTGGACGCCATCCGCGGGGCGGCCGCGGCGCTGGGCCTGGGCCGGGCGACCGGCATCGGGCTCGAGGGCGAGTACGCCGGCCTGCTGCCCAGCGACGAGTGGAAGCGCGAAACGTTCCGCGACGGCTGGCGCAACGGCGACACCTGCAACCTCTCCATCGGGCAGGGCTTCCTCTCCGTGACGCCGCTGCAGATGGCGCTGCTGACGGCGACGCTGGCCAACGGCGGCACGCTGCACGCGCCGCGGCTGGTCCTGGGCAGCCGCGCGCCCGGCGCGGAGGCCTTCGAGCGGCTGCCGCCCGCGCCCTCCGTCCGCGTCGCCCTGCCGCCGGACGCGATCCGGCTCGTGCGCCAGGGCATGCGCGACGTGGTCATGTCGCCCCACGGCACCGGCCGGCTCGCGCAGATCCCGGAGACGGACGCCGCCGGCAAGACCGGCACCGCGGAATACGGGAAGAAGGGCAGCGGCCTGAAGCTGGGCTGGATGATCTGCTTCGCGCCCTTCGATTCGCCGCGTTACGCCATTGCCCTCGTGCTCGAGGAGGCCGACACCGGCGGGCGGACGACCGCGCCCGTCATGCAGCACGTGCTGAAAGGACTGTTCGAGACCGCCGCGCCGGCGCGGGGATGA
- the mreD gene encoding rod shape-determining protein MreD, with translation MKTMVLLFALIVGAVVQALMPNWRVMGQAHVPVLLGIVLYYSLSPDRARMWLAAVLAGFLQDALGQIPLGYSSFCFCLVALVVSRFREDVFAGDVLMHAVSGALSAGAVTLALSVLLTHDGSVVLSAGRLALKALGSLLLGAVVVPVVFRAIEGADRMLGHLPEEAA, from the coding sequence GTGAAGACCATGGTGCTGCTCTTCGCGCTGATCGTCGGCGCGGTGGTCCAGGCGCTCATGCCCAACTGGCGCGTCATGGGCCAGGCCCACGTCCCGGTGCTGCTGGGCATCGTCCTCTACTACAGCCTGTCCCCGGACCGCGCGCGGATGTGGCTGGCCGCGGTGCTCGCGGGCTTCCTGCAGGACGCGCTCGGCCAGATCCCGCTCGGTTATTCCTCGTTCTGCTTCTGCCTGGTCGCCCTCGTGGTCAGCCGCTTCCGCGAGGACGTGTTCGCGGGCGACGTCCTCATGCACGCGGTCTCCGGGGCGCTCTCGGCGGGCGCGGTGACGCTGGCGTTGAGCGTCCTGCTGACCCACGACGGCTCGGTCGTGCTCTCCGCCGGCCGCCTGGCGCTCAAGGCCCTCGGCTCCCTCCTGCTGGGCGCGGTCGTCGTGCCCGTCGTCTTTCGCGCGATCGAGGGCGCGGACCGGATGCTGGGCCACCTTCCCGAGGAGGCCGCCTGA
- the mreC gene encoding rod shape-determining protein MreC, which translates to MRERGIATWLVLAAVLLALLNLPGPISRRTKSALRDAVAPLQELATRSWRKLVEGARTVRGFGGLVREHQAMSAELIHLRNRVQELRALEWENQELRRQLDYGRVSERELVPCEVIARDMTGWWHTLRLNKGTDHGIGPDMAVVTQDGLIGRTVEVSAHTADVLLISDPLCRVSARIAPAGAFGIVEGTGPSPAGQAICRMQFINRNQPVQAGNPVVTAGLGGVFPAGLLVGYVEKVEADDSGLYQRATVVAQADVGAATYVFVVRPGRTP; encoded by the coding sequence ATGAGGGAGCGGGGTATCGCGACCTGGCTCGTGCTGGCGGCGGTGCTGCTGGCCCTGCTCAACCTCCCCGGGCCGATCTCCCGCCGGACCAAGTCCGCGCTGCGCGACGCCGTGGCGCCCCTCCAGGAACTGGCGACCCGGTCCTGGCGCAAGCTCGTCGAGGGCGCGCGCACGGTCCGGGGCTTCGGCGGCCTGGTCCGCGAGCACCAGGCGATGTCCGCCGAGTTGATCCACCTCCGCAACCGCGTCCAAGAACTCCGCGCCCTCGAATGGGAAAACCAGGAGCTGCGCCGGCAGTTGGACTACGGCCGCGTCTCGGAGCGCGAACTCGTGCCCTGCGAGGTCATCGCGCGGGATATGACCGGCTGGTGGCACACGCTCCGCCTGAACAAGGGGACGGACCACGGCATCGGCCCGGACATGGCGGTGGTGACGCAGGACGGCCTGATCGGCCGGACGGTTGAGGTGTCCGCCCACACGGCGGACGTGCTGCTGATTTCCGATCCCCTCTGCCGTGTCTCGGCGCGCATCGCGCCGGCCGGCGCGTTCGGCATCGTCGAGGGCACGGGGCCGTCGCCGGCGGGGCAGGCGATCTGCCGCATGCAGTTCATCAACCGCAACCAGCCGGTGCAGGCCGGGAACCCCGTGGTGACGGCCGGCCTGGGCGGCGTGTTCCCGGCCGGGCTGCTGGTCGGCTACGTGGAGAAGGTCGAGGCGGACGACAGCGGGCTGTACCAGCGCGCCACGGTGGTGGCGCAGGCGGACGTCGGCGCGGCGACCTACGTGTTCGTCGTGCGCCCCGGGAGGACGCCGTGA
- a CDS encoding rod shape-determining protein: MFDRFLGLFSSDIGIDLGTANTLVYVKDRGIVIREPSVVAIQAGTNRVLAVGEEAKRMLGRTPGNIVAIRPLKAGVIADFEITEAMLRYFIRKVHNRRMLVRPRVICAVPSGITEVEKRAVKDSATHAGAREVYLIEEPMAAAIGVGLPVQEPAGNMIVDIGGGTTEVALISLAGIVLSRSVRVGGDEMDEAIVQYMKRVYNLMIGERTAEEIKIAIGSAYPQGEETSMEVKGRDLVAGLPKTLTVTSEEVRNALQEPITAIVEAVRMTLERCPPELSADLVDRGVVLAGGGALLRGMDKLVAEQTGLPVHVAEDPLSAVAEGTGVVLHELAFLRKVASVSRSY; encoded by the coding sequence ATGTTTGACAGGTTTTTAGGGCTTTTTTCCAGCGATATCGGCATCGACCTGGGCACGGCCAACACGCTGGTCTACGTCAAGGACCGCGGGATCGTGATCCGGGAGCCGTCCGTCGTGGCCATCCAGGCCGGCACCAACCGCGTGCTGGCCGTCGGCGAGGAGGCCAAGCGGATGCTCGGCCGCACCCCGGGCAATATCGTCGCCATCCGCCCCCTGAAGGCCGGCGTGATCGCGGACTTCGAGATCACCGAGGCCATGCTGCGTTACTTCATTCGCAAGGTGCACAACCGCCGCATGTTGGTCCGGCCGCGCGTGATCTGCGCGGTCCCCAGCGGCATTACGGAAGTGGAAAAACGCGCCGTCAAGGATTCGGCCACCCACGCCGGCGCGCGGGAGGTATACCTGATTGAGGAGCCGATGGCGGCCGCCATCGGCGTCGGACTGCCGGTCCAGGAGCCGGCGGGCAACATGATCGTGGATATCGGCGGCGGCACCACCGAAGTGGCGCTCATCTCGCTCGCCGGCATCGTCCTCTCCCGGAGCGTCCGGGTGGGCGGCGATGAAATGGACGAGGCGATCGTCCAGTACATGAAACGGGTCTATAATTTGATGATTGGGGAGCGCACCGCCGAGGAAATCAAGATCGCCATCGGCTCCGCCTACCCCCAGGGAGAAGAAACGAGCATGGAGGTCAAGGGCCGCGACCTGGTGGCCGGTCTGCCCAAGACCCTGACCGTGACATCCGAGGAAGTTCGAAACGCTTTGCAGGAACCGATCACCGCCATCGTCGAGGCCGTGCGCATGACCCTGGAACGCTGTCCGCCGGAACTGTCGGCGGACCTGGTGGACCGGGGGGTGGTGCTGGCCGGCGGCGGCGCGCTGTTGCGGGGCATGGACAAGCTGGTGGCCGAGCAAACCGGCCTGCCGGTCCATGTGGCCGAGGACCCCTTGAGCGCCGTCGCCGAGGGGACCGGCGTCGTCCTGCACGAACTGGCCTTCCTGCGCAAGGTGGCCAGCGTCAGCCGCAGTTACTGA
- a CDS encoding PIG-L family deacetylase, which produces MRAGAYDYIYLSPHLDDAVLSCAGQISLRTREGRGVLVFTAMAAEVLPDPLQPNALRFFKLCGLGADAGRVRRAEDARAWARLGAEPLHGDLQEAICRYDAAGRELYPTHESLFEAIRPEDEGLVDQLARSFAALPPAKTVFAPLGAGGHVDHVLVRRAAEQVFGARVAYYEDYPYAARPGVVRRLTRPRREWSVAAIRLDAGARAAREAAILEYASQWPMLFRTRAGLRWKDRWYLWRRGGERIWRHAAAP; this is translated from the coding sequence ATGCGTGCCGGGGCTTACGATTACATCTACCTGTCGCCGCACCTGGATGACGCGGTCCTGTCCTGCGCGGGGCAGATCAGCTTGCGGACGCGCGAGGGCCGCGGGGTTCTGGTTTTCACCGCGATGGCGGCGGAGGTCCTGCCCGATCCGCTGCAGCCGAACGCGTTGCGTTTTTTCAAGTTGTGCGGGTTGGGCGCCGACGCGGGCCGCGTGCGGCGCGCGGAGGACGCGCGCGCCTGGGCCCGGCTCGGGGCGGAGCCTCTCCATGGCGACCTGCAGGAAGCGATCTGCCGCTATGACGCCGCGGGCCGCGAGCTGTATCCGACGCACGAATCGCTGTTCGAAGCCATCCGCCCCGAGGACGAAGGGCTCGTGGACCAGCTGGCGCGGAGCTTCGCCGCCCTGCCGCCCGCGAAGACCGTCTTCGCGCCGCTCGGCGCGGGCGGGCACGTGGACCACGTCCTGGTCCGCCGCGCGGCGGAGCAGGTCTTCGGCGCGAGGGTGGCGTACTACGAGGACTATCCTTACGCCGCCCGACCGGGCGTCGTGCGGCGGTTGACGCGGCCGCGACGCGAGTGGTCCGTCGCGGCGATCCGGCTCGACGCCGGGGCGCGGGCGGCGCGCGAGGCGGCGATCCTGGAGTACGCGTCGCAGTGGCCGATGCTCTTCCGGACCCGCGCGGGGTTGCGCTGGAAGGACCGCTGGTATCTCTGGCGGCGGGGCGGCGAGCGGATCTGGCGCCACGCCGCCGCCCCGTAA